GCAGCCGCTTGGACCAGCAGATCAACTCGGGAGTGTCCACGGCATGGAAGCGTAGGTTGCGGAGCCGGCGCAGCGCTGGGTGCCGCCCACGCAGCTCGTTCAGCCGGGTCAGATAAGGGGCGAGGGTACGTTGCTCGCGGTCCGCGCCGGCCCAGTCCCTCGGCCGGTACTGGTACTTCTCCGAGTCGAGGTACTCCTCGCTCCCCGGCTCTGCGGCCACGTGCTCGAACAGCTCGAAGCCGGCGTAGACGCCCCAAGTCGGGCTGAGCAGTGCGGCGAGGGTGGCGCGAATCTTGAAGGCCGGCGGCCCCCCGGACTGCAGGTACGCATGCAGGATGTCGGGCGTGTTGACGAAGAAGTTCGGCCGCATGAAGGCGGCGTGTGGCCCGGCCAGGTCCCGGAGATAAGCCTCGAGCTCCCACTTCTCGTTGCGCCAGGTGAAGTAGGTGTAGCTCTGGCTGAATCCGACCTTGGCCAGGGCGTGCATCATCGGGGGTCGGCTGAAGGCTTCGGCCAGCCAGACGACGTCGGGATCGCTCCGCCAAATTTCGGCGATCAGGGACTCCCAGAACCTGATGGGCTTGGTGTGCGGGTTGTCCACCCGGAAGATGCGAATTCCGTGGGCCACCCAGTGCCGAACGATCCGGAGCACCTCGGCCGTGAGCCCTTCCGGATCGTTATCGAAGTTGAGCGGATAGATGTCCTGGTAGCGCTTGGGGGGGTTCTCCGCGTACTTGATCGAACCGTCGGAACGGGTGGTGAACCATTCCGGATGCTCGGCCAGCCACGGGTGGTCCGGCGAACACTGAAGGGCGAGGTCCAGGGCCACCTCGAGGCCCAGTTCGGCGGCGCCGGCGACAAAGGCGTCAAAGTCCTCGAGTGTGCCCAGTTCGGGATGGATGGCGTCGTGGCCGCCTTCCGGTCCGCCGATGGCCCAGGGCGAACCTGGGTCGGAGGGACCGGACTCGACGGCATTGTTCGGCCCCTTGCGAAAGGAGCGCCCGATCGGGTGCACGGGCGGGAGATAAACAACGTCGAAGCCCATGGCCGCGACCGCCGGGAGGCGTTCCAGCGCGGTGCGAAGGGTACCGGGCCGAACGTGTCCGCTCACCGGATCGGCCACCGCCCCCTCGGACCGCGGGAAAAACTCGTACCAGGATCCGACGAGGGCCCGCTCGCGCTCGACCATGAGCGCGGCGATCGCGCCCTTGGTCACCAACTCACGCACGGGGTGGTCATCCGTGGTCGCGATCACGTGCGGATCCAGCGCGACGGCCAGCCGTTCGTCTGCCGGCCGCGAGGCGTCTCGCAGGACCCGGCTGACCGAACGCACCAACGGGCGCAGATCCGGCGGTACCAAGCGAGCTGCCCGATCGTGCAGTCGGGCGCCTTCCTCGAGGACGAGTTCTACATCCTGACCGGCGCCCACCTTGATCTGCGCGTCGTGTCGCCAGGTAGCCAAGGGGTCCGACCACGCCTCGATCTGGAAGGTCCAGCGGCCGGCGCAGGTCGGCGTGACCGGAGCTTCCCACCGGTCGGTGCCCGGTGCGATGAGCACCATCCGGGTGAAGGGACCTGGACGACCCGCCGGATCGCGGAGGACGACGTTGGCGCCGACGACGTCGTGACCGTCACGGAAGACCGTTGCGGACACCATGACGGACTCCC
The Mycobacteriales bacterium genome window above contains:
- a CDS encoding alpha-1,4-glucan--maltose-1-phosphate maltosyltransferase, whose product is MIGRIPILDVDPLVECGRWPAKAVVGESVMVSATVFRDGHDVVGANVVLRDPAGRPGPFTRMVLIAPGTDRWEAPVTPTCAGRWTFQIEAWSDPLATWRHDAQIKVGAGQDVELVLEEGARLHDRAARLVPPDLRPLVRSVSRVLRDASRPADERLAVALDPHVIATTDDHPVRELVTKGAIAALMVERERALVGSWYEFFPRSEGAVADPVSGHVRPGTLRTALERLPAVAAMGFDVVYLPPVHPIGRSFRKGPNNAVESGPSDPGSPWAIGGPEGGHDAIHPELGTLEDFDAFVAGAAELGLEVALDLALQCSPDHPWLAEHPEWFTTRSDGSIKYAENPPKRYQDIYPLNFDNDPEGLTAEVLRIVRHWVAHGIRIFRVDNPHTKPIRFWESLIAEIWRSDPDVVWLAEAFSRPPMMHALAKVGFSQSYTYFTWRNEKWELEAYLRDLAGPHAAFMRPNFFVNTPDILHAYLQSGGPPAFKIRATLAALLSPTWGVYAGFELFEHVAAEPGSEEYLDSEKYQYRPRDWAGADREQRTLAPYLTRLNELRGRHPALRRLRNLRFHAVDTPELICWSKRLPGAAAEDDIVLVVVNLDPHSAREGTLSLDLPALGAAWSEQLEVTDELTGATYHWGSRSYVRLDPSVEPAHIFSVRRLPQ